Proteins from one Choloepus didactylus isolate mChoDid1 chromosome 4, mChoDid1.pri, whole genome shotgun sequence genomic window:
- the LOC119531866 gene encoding translocon-associated protein subunit gamma: MAPKGGSKQQSEEDLLLQDFSRNLSAKSSALFFGNAFIVSAIPIWLYWRIWHMDLIQSAVLYSVMTLVSTYLVAFAYKNVKFVLKHKVAQKREDAVSKEVTRKLSEADNRKMSRKEKDERILWKKNEVADYEATTFSIFYNNTLFLVLVIVASFFILKNFNPTVNYILSISASSGLIALLSTGSK; this comes from the coding sequence ATGGCTCCTAAGGGTGGCTCCAAGCAGCAGTCCGAGGAGGACCTGCTCTTGCAGGATTTCAGCCGCAACCTCTCGGCCAAGTCCTCCGCGCTTTTCTTCGGGAATGCCTTCATCGTGTCTGCCATCCCCATTTGGTTATATTGGCGAATATGGCATATGGATCTTATTCAGTCGGCTGTTCTGTATAGTGTGATGACCCTAGTAAGCACCTATTTGGTAGCCTTTGCATACAAGAATGTAAAATTTGTTCTCAAACACAAAGTAGCACAGAAGAGGGAGGATGCTGTTTCCAAAGAAGTAACTCGAAAACTTTCTGAAGCTGACAATCGAAAGATGTCTCGAAaggagaaagatgaaagaatCTTATGGAAGAAGAATGAAGTCGCTGATTATGAAGCTAcaacattttccatcttttataacAACACTCTATTCCTGGTCTTGGTCATTGTTGCTTCCTTCTTTATATTGAAGAACTTCAACCCTACAGTGAACTATATTTTGTCCATAAGTGCTTCATCAGGACTCATCGCCCTCCTGTCTACTGGCTCCAAGTAG